The Rhipicephalus sanguineus isolate Rsan-2018 chromosome 10, BIME_Rsan_1.4, whole genome shotgun sequence genome segment atatgcataaaactaaagtaatgtggaacaatcttggcagagaacagcgctttgcgataggtggcgagacactggaagttgtaaaggagtacgtctacttaggacaggtagtaaccgcggagccgaaccatgagagtgaaataactagaagaataaggatgggttggggctcattcggcaagcattatcaaatcatgaatggtaatctaccactatccctcaagcggaaggtatataacagctgcatcttaccggtacttacctacggagcagaaacctggagacttacaaagagggttcaacttaaattgaggacgacgcagcgagcgatggaaaggaaaatgataggtgtaaccttaggagacaggaagagagcagagtgggtcagggaacaaacgggggttaaggacatcatagttgaaatcaagaagaagaaatggatatgggccgggcacgtagcacgtcggcaggataaccggtggtaattaagggtaactgactggattccaagagatggcaaacgcgtgagggggagacagaaaattagatgggtagatgagattaagaagtttgcaggtataacgtggcagcagaaagcacaggaccgggttgattggcggaacatgggagaggcctttgccctgcagtgggcgtagacaggctgatgatgatacgaaaactggtatgacgagacatttctgtatgacgaacataactgacacgtggtaacatgaaaatcatgatatgcatgtcatgtatgacatgatttacatgccacgctcatggcgcactcgcggccgtttcgctagactgatatacaccaaaattggtactgtgcgatgtgactttatgaagaacatgaataacaggtggtagcatgaaaaccatgacatccatgacatgtatgtcatgatttacatgccacgctcatggtgcattcgcgtccgtttcgcttgcgtgatatacagcaaaattggtgttacgcgacacgactgtatgacgaacgtaagtgagacgtggtagcatgaaaatcatgacatgcaagtcatatacgacctgatttacatgccacgctcatgatgcgctagcggcagtttcagtagattgatatacgccagaattggtattgcgcgatgtgactgtatgaacaacatgaatgacagttggtaagatgaaaaccatgacatgcatgtcatgatttaattgtcacgctcatgatgcattcgcggccgcttcgctagctcgatgtacacaaaaactggtattgcgtaaagcgactgtatgactaaggtaaatgagacgtggtaacatgaaaatcatgacatgcatgacatgcacgacatgatttacatgtcatgctcatgacgcactcgtgccgtttcgcttgcttgacatacaccaaaattggtattgcgcgacgcgactgcatgacgaacgtaaatgagagttggtaacatggaaatcatgacatgcaggttatgtgtcatgacttacatgccgcgctcattgtgcgttcccggccgtttcgctagcttggtatacaccaaaattggtattgcgcgacgccactgtatgacgaacgtaaatgaaaggtggtaccatgataatcatgacatgcatgaaatgtacgacatgatttccatgccatgctcatggcgcactcgtggccgtttcgctagattgatatgcaccaaaattggtattgcgcaatgtgactgtatgaagaacgtgaataacaggtggtaacatgaaaactatgacatgcatgccatgtatgtcatgacttacatgccacgctcatggtgcattcgcggccgtttcggtagcttgatatacaccaaaactggtattgcgcgatgtgactgtatgatgaacattagtgacaggtggtaacatgaaaaagcataatattcatgtcatgtatggcatgatttacatgctctactcatggtgcactcgcggccatttcgctcctttgatatacaccaaaattggtattgcgcgatgtgactgtatgacgaacataaatgagaggtcttaacatgcgaatcatgttatgcatgtcatgtacggtatgatttacatgccactgtcatggtgcgcttccggccattttgttaacgtgatatataccaaaattagtatggcatgacacgagtgcgtgatgaacataaacgaccggtcatgcatttatataccagaatgtgcatttcattggcatggtgtacactagattgtgcatgcatgcgtgcatggcaaacatgcgatatatggtggactagatgccatggcatgaatgatttcatttggctcaaagacaaacaaggcgatgtatgcagctctttgctggctgcttcgcaatacatcgattcccacagtgcgtgggatctgccgaattttttactctgccgaaataacataacactaccgcagaaggggagcgcatactatcgatacgatggccggagccagggttgccattggtgtctacttttcgccaaattggcgaattttagAGGCCCCTGGCGACCGAAAATTataaatggcgacatggcgaatttttggcgattttcggcataGGTCTCCACTGAGGTGTGCATattaagctcagtgtcttcccacccaatgagcggcaacattctctgtatttttcttggtctTAGACCCACGAGTataatgtgcacattacgcgtcattcggtatgtacgtcctgtaactcgtgtgagCTCCTcagcaggaggtactggaacgtcctcCAGTGACATCCTAGAAAAATGTAAGTCAGAGTACTGCCTAGCCTACCACAAGGTGgcggtgtttgactataagttaatggCTTTCGGTGCTTTTAGCTTCTCTATagtttcgcttctgaagcggCTAGACGACGAGTTGGCCGCGTGGTCccaccttttttttctgccaaaactccaactgttctgaatagcttggcgatttgttcactgttgcagtacccccaattcagctcgtaaagactgttttggaatagcgaagagaggcgtaTACGCGGCTAtttttgcaataaaaaatatttattcaggcattttacactattctcggtgagcgtgtgcaaagaaaacaattgctatataacattttacgttgtctacctgttcattagtAACGCATCCGATTCACGCGTGTAGATAGATATAAGTGAccataagaaagggtcggtggcgtccggtatcatattagttcacactgaataCGTGTAAGACTCGCTAAttatcggttcctgtaagaattctgtcgtgttatctTTAATAAACCTTTtattccttttaattcatataagggtacataAAGATGTCTACAAataacgctttcacggttttcgcccgaGGTTTACCAcgcttttacctttgaaacgagcggacagggatggaaggatatcatgagcgtttcattcattcacccttgcgtcaccacgcacatcttgcggctagtcgcagaagcagcaccatgcactcccatggtgaagcgggcggtacgactggcattgagaaacgtcaatataattgaagtatggtactgtattctacggtgctatacgtgagtggaaatttttgttgctaggtatgccgcacatatcgagaatggcgacttttttagCGAAATTTGTAACAGAATGGCGagttttggcgactttttgctcgtcgtttggcgacatttactcgaaagtcagtggcaactctagccggagccaccgcgtctacgcgtcttgccggtctcgctcgcctgggcaacggccagacccccgccaactccgcgcgcgcaggcagagggcagcacagccgCACAGCAACGTGTACCACGAGACTTCTTCAACCCGCTGCGGAAATACTCTCCCGTGTAAATTCGAGTGTGTGGCGTTagcctgggcccgtattctcaaaaggcgacaatcgcaaaagtatcgccttgagtgcgcgctgattggctattgagcaaaccggaaaagttagagcgccatctggtaattccgccgacgtcaattttgcatcatggtgctcgacggtgctctcgacatatttgcaataaacgaaggcaccgttaaccgtcggttcgtggtgaagtctagcatttcagtgacgtaagCGGTAGCTtctagcatggaggaaggaatactaaggagaggccctgacgtcaccagtgcggcggtttgggcacgttggtattccatcttgaaaaactatgagcgcacagaaaacacggacgacaaaaaagacacacatatgcacacacgtaggcgctacttccaacaaaatttattcttgtgatccactgctacttatagcacacaatcagcccatatcgatgcgccataccccccctcccccatttgacacattttattttgacgttgtcatacccaggtattcaaactctttttttgttagtgcaatggacggcatgcttacgcatttttcgcccatcttttcaatctgctctgcctcgattatctctcttgtcaactgatttcgattcttgttaacaattctacatttgtcaaacaaaggcacacagccacacttcttgcaatgtatCCCTAAAAAGCCACCAGCCACGTTCTGGACATTGTACGAGTGCTCACGTAAGCGGTCGTTAacgcagcgaccggtttgtcctatatagctGCGACCACACGACAATGGTAGGCAATAAACAACGCTTTCAGCACATTCTACAAActtgtttttgtgcttcttttcacAGACACGTTTTCGCTGTGCTCCTGGAGCTGTCATCTTGCAGAGCTTCTTCAGTTTTGtcggggctgaaaaaacaacccgcACATTGGCTCGCTGTGCGATTTTTTTCAAGTTATGGGAGACAGTGTGTATATACGGCAACACACTCATGTGTCGTCCGCGCTCGAACAAGTTAGTCGGAGGTTCATGTACACTTTTCATGTCTCGCAAGATGGGCTCCGCTACAGATACGAGTACAGGCTGTGGATAGCCAGCATCAGTCAGTCTTTTCCGCTGCAATTCAAAGCTCAAGGAAACCGAGTGGTGACACGACTTCCTCAAGGCGTTCTTGAAACAGAGGTTGGCAATTGCCCTCTTAACCAATTTAGAGTGTGCCGAATGGTAAGGAAGCAAGGGTTTATTTGCACGTGGCTCGTAATGCTAACAAGAGTGATCTGCCTTACTTGACAAGCATAGGTCCAAAAAACGCATGGTTCCATCTTGCGGTAACTCGTGTGTCACTTCTAGGGGCTTCAGGCTATCTTGAATAATCGGCAACAGCGCTTGCACCTCAGCTTCAAACAGATCGTCATGACAAtcaacaaaaaatagaaaatcaTCCACAAATCTAAACACTTTTTCTACCTTAGTTCCCACTAATCTTTCAGCTAGCTTTTTACCAAGATGGCCCAAAAACAAGTCACTAAGGCGGGGGGCAATGCAAGACCCGATGCAAATGCCCTGTTTCTGTAAATGCGGCGTATCATCCCACAAAATAAAGGTAGATTTCAAGTAGCACTGGAGAAGTTCCAAGAAATGCCCACACGACAGACCTGTCACGTTCTGGAAGCTAATGACACCATATTCATCAATGGCCTTCTCAACACAGAGTAACAATTTATTATGAGGAAGGGAGTAAAACAAATCCAAAAAAATTGCATGCATTTTTCGTGGTTCGGTCTCATAAAATTAACAACTGCTTCCGATTTGTTAATCAGGAATGGGTCACATAGGGGTAAAACATCAAGCTTGGCCTGTAAAAACAACGCGACTGGCTTTTGCCATGTGTCATACTCAGAGATAATGACTCTAAAAGGCACACCCACTTTGTGTGTTTTTGCAGCAAAAAACACTTCTAGAGAGTCACGTTTACTCCCCTCAATAGAGGGGAGTAAACGGGGAGTTTAGATTTGTGGAtgattttctattttttgttgaTTGTCATGACGATCTGTTTGAAGCTGAGGTGCAAGCGCTGTTGCCGATTATTCAAGATAGCCTGAAGCCCCTAGAAGTGACACACGAGTTACCGCAAGATGGAACCATGCGTTTTTTGGACCTATGCTTGTCAAGTAAGGCAGATCACTCTTGTTAGCATTACGAGCCACGTGCAAATAAACCCTTGCTTCCTTACCATTCGGCACACTCTAAATTGGTTAAGAGGGCAATTGCCAACCTCTGTTTCAAGAACGCCTTGAGGAAGTCGTGTCACCACTCGGTTTCCTTGAGCTTTGAATTGCAGCGGAAAAGACTGACTGATGCTGGCTATCCACAGCCTGTACTCGTATCTGTAGCGGAGCCCATCTTGCGAGACATGAAAAGTGTACATGAACCTCCGACTAACTTGTTCGAGCGCGGACGACACATGAGTGTGTTGCCGTATATACACACTGTCTCCCATAACTTGAAAAAAATCGCACAGCGAGCCAATGTgcgggttgttttttcagccccgaCAAAACTGAAGAAGCTCTGCAAGATGACAGCTCCAGGAGCACAGCGAAAACGTGTCTgtgaaaagaagcacaaaaacaagTTTGTAGAATGTGCTGAAAGCGTTGTTTATTGCCTACCATTGTCGTGTGGTCGCagctatataggacaaaccggtcgctgcgtTAACGACCGCTTACGTGAGCACTCGTACAATGTCCAGAACGTGGCTGGTGGCTTTTTAGGGatacattgcaagaagtgtggctgtgtgcctttgtttgacaaatgtagaattgttaacaagaatcgaaatcagttgacaagagagataatcgaggcagagcagattgaaaagatgggcgaaaaatgcgtaagcatgccgtccattgcactaacaaaaaaagagtttgaatacctgggtatgacaacgtcaaaataaaatgtgtcaaatgggggagggggggtatggcgcatcgatatgggctgattgtgtgctataagtagcagtggatcacaagaataaattttgttggaagtagcgcctacgtgtgtgcatatgtgtgtcttttttgtcgtccgtgttttctgtgcgctcatagttttcctgacgtcacattcgtgaagcccccacatcgcaaacaccggcatcgcctcctagcgaaggcgcagcgaaacatttggcgatttccgttgcgaggtttgcaagcgcatgcgcgcatcgcgaaactttgcagcctttttttttttttgtttttcgccgtgcaagcggcgtagtcgattcacgcatgctgctctttgtgcgtgttctttaggaaaactacgcaatgcccagctgttgtgtatacacggtgcaaatcgcgtgcactgcggacagtaccgggtgtcacttttcatctGTACGtttacgttcgcttcattgctgatcactaaggcacggtatttgcgtgcgaagctctcggatgtgcgctctgttgcttgttactcattctgtcaactcagaactcacgtgaacttttgtttttggcgtctgacgcgccgtacataacatgcgctgaaggcagcgtacgttttagaggctgtgtcgttcaacgaaagggcaataaacttttgttgttattatcagactacgtgacgtatgtatcgtgcggtgtgcgctcgctgcgtgcttgtgttgtgtgcgcactggaattacaaactttacgtgctgtgagcgcccgcatgtgccgcctatcttatcactagcgccacctacagcgctgCTACGCCGACTCAACATCAAGCCCAAGCGAGGGAGGGGTCGGGTTCGCTACCGCCGCCGCGACGGACGGTCACGGTTTTGACGCGCTTCACTATGTTCTTTAATAAATAGTTTGTTACCTCGCTACTCTCGCCTCAGCCTTCATGCCTCAGCCATCACGCCCAGCCCTCACATCTGGCGCAGTCGACGCCCGAGCCTTTGTGCAGCCACTCAGCCACGCAAGAATGCAAGCGCATCAGTAAGCAAGCGAGCCAGTCTTCGCCCCGCGACAGCCGTTCCGCCATTCCTTTCTTTGTCACCGCCAGAGCATTTCCCGCCGTCCGCTCGCTTccatgtgcgcgcctgcgtgcgCTTGCTGGTGGACTCACTGAGTAAGAGTGTGTTTCGTGTGTAAACGTCAGCGTGTAGCCGGCTCGGCGCAACGCCATGCCGggaattgtgtggcagaagctCGACCCGGTGACCATGTCGCGGCTCGGCGTCGACCTCATACGCGAAGAATTGGCCCGTCGACAGCTGGACATCACAGGTTCGAAAGaggagctctttcagcgtttgcaAGCCGACATTCAGCAGCAGCGTGAAGCTACCCCCTCGGTTGAAACGAATGAATCCGCCTCGACCGCTGCGGCGCCTTTAACGCTGGACCCAGCCACTCTACAGAGCCTCGCCATGCTGTTCCAGCAGCTACCTCGCCCTGCAACAACGGTGACGACACTGCCAGACCTATCATCGTCCATTCCGCAATTTGCTGGCTTGCACAGCCACAGTGTCAATACATGGCTTGACGACGTGCGACGAGTACAGCAGCTCGCCTCGTGGGACGACGCCACCACACGCCTGATCGCAGCTAGCAAGCTGAAAGGCACGGCGCGAGACTGGCATCTCGCGTTCGGCAACCAGTACAGCACCTGGGCCACGTGGAGTGCCGCCCTGAAAGACACATTTTGTACAGAATTGTCCTTCATCGAGTGGCAAGAGCAGGTCATGAGAGTAACCCAGGCCCCATCCGAAAGCTTGCACCAATATGCCTTTGCCAAGTTGAAGATCATTGAGCGTTGCCCCGTTCACCTCTCGGAGGCCCAAAAGATTGACTACCTGCTGCATGGTTTACGGGAACAACACATCCTCGCCGCCATAGCAGCCAACCGGCCGCCCACGGTAGCTGAGTTTATTTCTACCTGCACTAGCCTCGACAAGAGTGCGCAACATCTGCACGCCAAAGCAAGCCCGTCACCATTGGCCGGTTCTGTGTTGCCGCCGACGCAACCCTTTCGTGCCGCTAAGCCCGCAGAGCGACAGCAGCCTCGCTCAGAACAATCGACACCACAGTCCTCCCGAGGGGCCACACCAAAAACGCGCATTTCAGAGCTGCCCACCGAGCAACAAGAAGCTACTTATGCAGCTATTTCGGTACAGTACGGTGCTCCAGCTTTTCGTAGTGGTCAAGACCTGTCTCAAGCTGTCTGCTACCAATGTCATGCCTTGGGTCATCTGGCATCCAAGTGCCCTACGCGCACCAGCCGCTTATCATAGTCAGCGCCTCCAACCATGCCAAAGACACAGCAGCCTCCAGCACTGCACAGTGCACCCGTTACGCTTGACGGCTCACAGCAGCAATGCCCCTTCTTCAACTCAACTCTCAGTGGAGTCGGTGAGTGTGAAGCGTTTCCTGACTCTGGGTCCAAGGTGACATTAATATCTAAAACTCGTGTGCCTGCAAGCATGATCATCCCATGGACCGAGCCTCCACTCGTGGTGGTAGGAGGAAGCACAGTGCTACCTGTTGGTGCTGCATTTTTTAAGATATCCATTGGCCCAGCCACAGGAGTTGTTGAAGCTGCTGTTTTGGAAGATAATGTACTTCCCCTCATTATAGGTGAGGACTGGTTCTTAGCAGCACAAGCACGCCTTATATTCGAGCCGCCGAAGCCAGCACAGTTGCAGCATACAGCCACGAATATCACCATTACCGCAAACCAAAAGCTAGGCCAAAGAATGGCAAATGCTGTGATCCCAACAAAGTCTGTCCTTTTTCCTGAAACCAGGCCCAGTTCCAAAGACTGCCTACAACCCCAACTACGCCCACGACCACTACGCCAACGTCCGCGACACCAAAGCCCACCACGCAGACGCCCACCACGCAAACGCCGACCACGCCAACGCCCACGACATCAATTCCCACCACGCCAACTACCACTACGCCAAAGCCCACAACGCCATCGCCAACTACAACAAAGCCCACCACATCAAAGACAACCACGCCAGCGCCCACCACACCGAAGCCCACAACGCCAACACAAACTACGCCAAAGCCCACTACGACAATAGCCACGACGCCGACACCCACTACTACCACACCAACAACAATGCAAGGCACGACTGCTagtcagtct includes the following:
- the LOC125760314 gene encoding uncharacterized protein LOC125760314, translated to MPGIVWQKLDPVTMSRLGVDLIREELARRQLDITGSKEELFQRLQADIQQQREATPSVETNESASTAAAPLTLDPATLQSLAMLFQQLPRPATTVTTLPDLSSSIPQFAGLHSHSVNTWLDDVRRVQQLASWDDATTRLIAASKLKGTARDWHLAFGNQYSTWATWSAALKDTFCTELSFIEWQEQVMRVTQAPSESLHQYAFAKLKIIERCPVHLSEAQKIDYLLHGLREQHILAAIAANRPPTVAEFISTCTSLDKSAQHLHAKASPSPLAGSVLPPTQPFRAAKPAERQQPRSEQSTPQSSRGATPKTRISELPTEQQEATYAAISVQYGAPAFRSGQDLSQAVCYQCHALGHLASKCPTRTSRLS